A window of Cottoperca gobio chromosome 16, fCotGob3.1, whole genome shotgun sequence contains these coding sequences:
- the dbf4 gene encoding protein DBF4 homolog A isoform X2 → MKENKMKPKRTQRQTGPNWQGRGLSTAGDKATLSQAKPTRVSSLAQIKPLAGKVFYLDLPSNRLAETLESNIKDLGGSVEKFFSKEIRYLVSNKREARYVHCLRQESPVPNPDSGPSSPHPRSNQHQPGSNIKSKSQGQTDTFVPSRGKSLVERVVKEQERVKINKILSNALEWGVKIVYIDDILAYIKKRKKRVSSQCPAVKRSVKAESAAKQGFQKCKGGRISKPFVKVEDSSRHYRPICLTMPNMPEVNLKTVAPCSPFCVDDKGTPGNKQPGHRGAKASGSEERANGRKKNRDKKQGGYCECCMIKYENVTAHLKSERHKAFSKSDEYLVVDKLVSTLHCNFIQIKLRLKGNLPKCSVSSVLTVPAPCGKTLQGHKRDLDTTEIIKEEQHWTVDGHKESYSGHAKISSVTESASLIHMEGERRSYYTHSDRSKHKSVARKRLCRHNSLTSCTQKAEQAQIPQPKKETAPSRGECLPSIPSRVAQVNTVDQTLTPDTTSSTSHIHNMNVQNGASSKCFNVITHQQEESDNKQDSPAYEAVQDGNILSDKMAENNLSEREEVSVPSQSFSPVRKIQRRVKVYKRKRRKVNTHVESVRPSDIPDSSMDVEFLGFED, encoded by the exons atGAAAGAGAATAAGATGAAGCCGAAACGCACCCAGAGGCAGACAGGACCCAATTGGCAag GGAGAGGCCTCAGTACTGCTGGTGACAAGGCAACGCTGAGCCAAGCTAAGCCAACACGTGTGTCCTCTCTTGCTCAAATCAAACCTTTGGCTGGGAAAGTGTTTTACCTGGATCTGCCATCAAACAGATTAGCAGAGACATTGGAGAGTAACATCAAAGACCTGGGAGGG AGTGTCGAGAAGTTCTTCAGTAAAGAAATTAGGTATCTGGTATCCAACAAGAGGGAGGCAAGATATGTGCATTGCCTCAGGCAGGAGTCTCCTGTGCCCAACCCGGACTCCGGCCCGAGTTCACCTCATCCTCGATCAAACCAGCACCAGCCTGGCAGCAACATCAAAAGCAAGTCTCAGGGTCAAACAGACACA TTTGTTCCAAGTCGAGGGAAGTCGTTGGTGGAGAGAGTGGTGAAAGAGCAG GAGAGGGTGAAAATAAACAAGATCCTGTCAAATGCTCTGGAGTGGGGTGTGAAAATCGTCTACATAGATG ATATATTGGCATATattaagaagagaaagaaaagagtcaGCAGCCAGTGTCCTGCTGTCAAAAGAAGT GTCAAAGCTGAGTCCGCAGCAAAGCAAGGATTTCAGAAATGCAAAG GGGGGCGGATCAGTAAACCGTTCGTCAAGGTTGAGGATTCAAGCAG ACACTACCGCCCCATCTGCCTCACTATGCCAAACATGCCAGAGGTCAACCTAAAGACTGTTGCTCCCTGTAGTCCCTTCTGTGTCGACGACAAGGGAACACCTGGGAACAAACAGCCGGGACACAG AGGTGCGAAAGCCTCAGGCAGTGAAGAGCGAGCAAACGGCCGAAAGAAGAACCGAGACAAGAAACAAGGTGGCTACTGCGAGTGCTGTATGATCAAATATGAGAACGTCACAGCG cATCTAAAGAGTGAACGTCACAAGGCTTTCTCCAAGAGTGACGAATACCTGGTGGTGGACAAACTGGTTTCAACCCTTCACTGCAACTTTATCCAGATCAAACTCAGGTTAAAAGGTAATTT ACCAAAGTGCAGTGTTTCCTCTGTTCTCACCGTTCCTGCACCCTGTGGGAAAACTCTGCAAGGACACAAGAGAGATCTCGATACCACAGAGATTATTAAAGAAGAGCAGCACTGGACTGTTGATGGGCACAAGGAATCTTATTCAGGACACGCAAAGATCAGCTCAGTTACTGAATCTGCTTCTCTGATTCAcatggagggggagaggaggagctaTTACACTCACTCCGACAGATCCAAGCACAAATCTGTTGCACGTAAACGGCTGTGCAGACACAATTCTTTGACTTCTTGCACTCAAAAAGCAGAGCAAGCTCAAATTCCTCAGCCAAAGAAGGAAACAGCTCCCTCTAGAGGGGAATGTCTTCCTTCTATTCCCTCCAGAGTCGCTCAGGTCAACACAGTGGACCAAACATTAACTCCAGACACGACCAGTTCAACCTCTCACATCCATAATATGAACGTACAGAATGGAGCTTCCTCAAAATGCTTTAATGTTATAACTCATCAACAAGAGGAGTCGGATAACAAACAGGATTCCCCAGCGTATGAGGCTGTTCAGGACGGAAACATATTGTCCGACAAAATGGCTGAAAACAACCTCTCAGAAAGGGAAGAAGTGAGCGTTCCTTCACAAAGCTTCTCTCCGGTCCGGAAAATACAGAGGAGGGTGAAAGTTTATAAACGCAAAAGACGGAAAGTGAACACGCACGTTGAAAGTGTAAGGCCAAGTGACATTCCCGACAGCTCCATGGACGTTGAATTTCTGGGGTTTGAGGACTAA
- the dbf4 gene encoding protein DBF4 homolog A isoform X1 — MKENKMKPKRTQRQTGPNWQGRGLSTAGDKATLSQAKPTRVSSLAQIKPLAGKVFYLDLPSNRLAETLESNIKDLGGSVEKFFSKEIRYLVSNKREARYVHCLRQESPVPNPDSGPSSPHPRSNQHQPGSNIKSKSQGQTDTFVPSRGKSLVERVVKEQERVKINKILSNALEWGVKIVYIDDILAYIKKRKKRVSSQCPAVKRSVKAESAAKQGFQKCKGGRISKPFVKVEDSSRHYRPICLTMPNMPEVNLKTVAPCSPFCVDDKGTPGNKQPGHRGAKASGSEERANGRKKNRDKKQGGYCECCMIKYENVTAHLKSERHKAFSKSDEYLVVDKLVSTLHCNFIQIKLRLKDQSAVFPLFSPFLHPVGKLCKDTREISIPQRLLKKSSTGLLMGTRNLIQDTQRSAQLLNLLL, encoded by the exons atGAAAGAGAATAAGATGAAGCCGAAACGCACCCAGAGGCAGACAGGACCCAATTGGCAag GGAGAGGCCTCAGTACTGCTGGTGACAAGGCAACGCTGAGCCAAGCTAAGCCAACACGTGTGTCCTCTCTTGCTCAAATCAAACCTTTGGCTGGGAAAGTGTTTTACCTGGATCTGCCATCAAACAGATTAGCAGAGACATTGGAGAGTAACATCAAAGACCTGGGAGGG AGTGTCGAGAAGTTCTTCAGTAAAGAAATTAGGTATCTGGTATCCAACAAGAGGGAGGCAAGATATGTGCATTGCCTCAGGCAGGAGTCTCCTGTGCCCAACCCGGACTCCGGCCCGAGTTCACCTCATCCTCGATCAAACCAGCACCAGCCTGGCAGCAACATCAAAAGCAAGTCTCAGGGTCAAACAGACACA TTTGTTCCAAGTCGAGGGAAGTCGTTGGTGGAGAGAGTGGTGAAAGAGCAG GAGAGGGTGAAAATAAACAAGATCCTGTCAAATGCTCTGGAGTGGGGTGTGAAAATCGTCTACATAGATG ATATATTGGCATATattaagaagagaaagaaaagagtcaGCAGCCAGTGTCCTGCTGTCAAAAGAAGT GTCAAAGCTGAGTCCGCAGCAAAGCAAGGATTTCAGAAATGCAAAG GGGGGCGGATCAGTAAACCGTTCGTCAAGGTTGAGGATTCAAGCAG ACACTACCGCCCCATCTGCCTCACTATGCCAAACATGCCAGAGGTCAACCTAAAGACTGTTGCTCCCTGTAGTCCCTTCTGTGTCGACGACAAGGGAACACCTGGGAACAAACAGCCGGGACACAG AGGTGCGAAAGCCTCAGGCAGTGAAGAGCGAGCAAACGGCCGAAAGAAGAACCGAGACAAGAAACAAGGTGGCTACTGCGAGTGCTGTATGATCAAATATGAGAACGTCACAGCG cATCTAAAGAGTGAACGTCACAAGGCTTTCTCCAAGAGTGACGAATACCTGGTGGTGGACAAACTGGTTTCAACCCTTCACTGCAACTTTATCCAGATCAAACTCAGGTTAAAAG ACCAAAGTGCAGTGTTTCCTCTGTTCTCACCGTTCCTGCACCCTGTGGGAAAACTCTGCAAGGACACAAGAGAGATCTCGATACCACAGAGATTATTAAAGAAGAGCAGCACTGGACTGTTGATGGGCACAAGGAATCTTATTCAGGACACGCAAAGATCAGCTCAGTTACTGAATCTGCTTCTCTGA
- the slc25a40 gene encoding LOW QUALITY PROTEIN: mitochondrial glutathione transporter SLC25A40 (The sequence of the model RefSeq protein was modified relative to this genomic sequence to represent the inferred CDS: deleted 1 base in 1 codon), translating into MSGQSPAASNGITPLQQMVASCSGAILTSLFVTPLDVVKIRLQAQKNPFPKGKCFVYCNGLMDHICVCDNGNSKAWYKAPGHFNGTLDAFVKIVRHEGTKALWSGLPPTLVMAVPATVIYFTCYDQLCAALRVRMGDYSQEAPLLAGAIARVGSVTVISPLELIRTKLQSQKQSYRELTDCIRSAVRTEGWLSLWRGLGPTLFRDVPFSAMYWYNYEKCKSWLCELYNTREPTFTITFVSGAVSGSFASIVTLPFDVVKTRRQVELGELQAKNLSRQVSTFSVMSKIVAQYGFAGLFTGFIPRVIKVAPACAIMISTYEFGKAFFLQHNQERILGSLQTSNTG; encoded by the exons ATGAGTGGTCAAAGTCCTGCAGCCAGTAATGGCATTACTCCACTCCAGCAGATGGTGGCGTCCTGCTCTGGAGCCATCCTCACATCTCTGTTTG taACACCTTTGGATGTCGTGAAGATCAGACTGCAAGCGCAGAAAAATCCTTTCCCCAAAG GGAAATGCTTTGTCTACTGCAATGGACTTATGGatcacatatgtgtgtgtgacaacgGCAACTCCAAGGCCTGGTACAAAGCCCCCGGTCACTTCAACGGCACACTG GATGCCTTCGTCAAGATAGTTCGCCATGAAGGAACAAAAGCATTATGGAGCGGTCTACCTCCAACCCT CGTGATGGCAGTCCCTGCTACAGTGATCTACTTCACATGCTACGACCAGCTGTGTGCAGCGCTGAGGGTCAGGATGGGAGACTACTCTCAGGAGGCTCCTCTTCTGGCAGGAGCCATCGCTAGAG TGGGTTCAGTGACAGTGATCAGCCCTCTGGAGCTGATCCGTACGAAGCTGCAGTCTCAGAAACAATCATACAGGGAGCTGACTGACTGCATCCGCTCCGCAGTGCGGACAGAGGGCTGGCTGTCTCTGTGGCGAGGTTTGGGGCCCACGCTCTTCAGGGACGTGCCCTTCTCGGCCATGTACTGGTACAACTACGAGAAGTGCAAGAGCTGGCTGTGTGAGCTGTATAACACCAGAGAACCCACGTTTACCATTACCTTCGTATCTGGAGCGGTGTCGGGCTCT TTTGCTTCTATTGTAACATTACCTTTCGATGTTGTCAAAACGAGAAGGCAGGTGGAGCTGGGAGAGCTACAAGCAAAGAATT TGTCCCGTCAGGTCTCCACCTTCAGCGTGATGAGCAAGATTGTGGCGCAGTACGGCTTCGCTGGACTGTTTACAG GTTTCATTCCAAGAGTGATCAAAGTGGCTCCGGCCTGCGCCATCATGATCAGCACTTATGAGTTTGGAAAAGCCTTTTTCCTG CAACACAACCAGGAGAGGATACTCGGGTCACTGCAGACCAGTAACACCGGATAG
- the rundc3b gene encoding RUN domain-containing protein 3B isoform X2: MASLGVGLHLIRKRGAGRSAAVERRNLLTVCRFSVKTLLDRSCFETIDDTSPEFVNFVSILEHILSYRLKGQTTWFGYESPRSFWDYIKAACCKVPHNCIRSIESMENVRSSRAKGRAWIRVVLMEKRLSEYVSSALRDFKTTRRSYEDGAIMLGEEAGLLADTLIGLNTIDLSFCLKGEGLDGSCPAVIDYTPYLKFTQNADSISSDEEEMRTLGSSGSESSTPDKTATAASIFTEQSNLVSKCKRFEQKYRTSLEQKGYLEELVRLREAQLSKAVSHNKALQQSLADTHLSHTLEKEQLKYIVHELQNQLTVLKNNDLRSRQELTAHLTNQWPSPVALDANAVALDTLLYRQSTGQWEEKSFQSLEQLSADMSLSQMSLEPSHTPSLEARPTGTHWSHQGKEETPSLRGLCGSLTSVASYRSLASLKSSECLASPATEISSPGFTPS; this comes from the exons ATGGCGTCACTCGGCGTGGGGCTGCATCTCATCCGCAAGCGGGGAGCAGGCAGGAGCGCCGCGGTGGAGAGGAGGAACCTGCTCACGGTGTGCAG GTTTTCAGTGAAGACTCTGCTGGACCGCTCCTGTTTCGAGACAATAGACGACACATCTCCAGAGTTCGTTAACTTTGTTTCCATCCTGGAGCACATCCTCAGTTATCGACTCAAAG gTCAGACAACTTGGTTTGGCTATGAGAGTCCTCGGAGTTTCTGGGATTACATAAAAGCCGCCTGCTGTAAAGTCCCTCATAATTGCATCCGAAGCATCGAGAGTATGGAGAATGTGCGATCATCGAGAGCTAAA ggccGGGCGTGGATCAGAGTGGTCCTGATGGAGAAAAGATTGTCAGAATACGTCTCATCTGCTCTGAGGGACTTCAAAACCACCAG GAGGTCTTACGAGGACGGAGCCATCATGCTGGGAGAGGAGGCGGGGCTGTTGGCAGACACGCTCATCGGTCTCAACACCATTGACTTGAG CTTCTGTTTGAAAGGAGAGGGTCTGGACGGCAGCTGCCCCGCCGTGATCGACTACACGCCTTACCTGAAGTTCACTCAGAA TGCAGACAGCATCAGCAGCGacgaggaggagatgaggactCTGGGGAGCAGCGGCAGTGAGAGCAGCACCCCCGACAAAACGGCCACGGCCGCCTCCATCTTCACCGAGCAGAGCAACTTGGTCAGCAAGTGCAAACGCTTTGAGCAGAAGTACCGAACGTCGCTCGAGCAGAAG ggttaCCTGGAAGAGCTGGTCCGTCTACGCGAAGCCCAGCTGTCAAAGGCCGTGTCTCATAACAAAGCTCTTCAGCAGAGCCTAGCAGACACTCACCTCTCCCACACACTGGAGAAAGAACAGCTTAAGTACATCGTACATGAACTACAGAACCAACT GACGGTGCTCAAGAACAATGATTTGCGGTCCAGACAAGAGTTGACAGCCcatctgaccaatcagtggccATCTCCCGTCGCCTTGGATGCCAACGCCGTTGCCTTGGACACGCTGCTGTACAGGCAGAGCACGGGACAGTGGGAGGA GAAGAGTTTCCAGAGTCTGGAGCAGCTGTCTGCAGACATGAGTCTCTCCCAGATGTCTCTTGAACCGTCACACACACCGAGTCTGGAGGCCAGGCCGACCGGCACACACTGGTCCCACCAAG GTAAAGAGGAAACTCCGTCTCTAAGAGGTCTGTGCGGCTCCCTGACCTCAGTCGCAAGTTACAGGTCTCTGGCCAGCCTGAAGTCCAGCGAGTGTTTGGCCAGTCCTGCGACAGAGATCAGCAGCCCAGGCTTCACTCCTTCATAA
- the rundc3b gene encoding RUN domain-containing protein 3B isoform X1, translating into MASLGVGLHLIRKRGAGRSAAVERRNLLTVCRFSVKTLLDRSCFETIDDTSPEFVNFVSILEHILSYRLKGKKRQTTWFGYESPRSFWDYIKAACCKVPHNCIRSIESMENVRSSRAKGRAWIRVVLMEKRLSEYVSSALRDFKTTRRSYEDGAIMLGEEAGLLADTLIGLNTIDLSFCLKGEGLDGSCPAVIDYTPYLKFTQNADSISSDEEEMRTLGSSGSESSTPDKTATAASIFTEQSNLVSKCKRFEQKYRTSLEQKGYLEELVRLREAQLSKAVSHNKALQQSLADTHLSHTLEKEQLKYIVHELQNQLTVLKNNDLRSRQELTAHLTNQWPSPVALDANAVALDTLLYRQSTGQWEEKSFQSLEQLSADMSLSQMSLEPSHTPSLEARPTGTHWSHQGKEETPSLRGLCGSLTSVASYRSLASLKSSECLASPATEISSPGFTPS; encoded by the exons ATGGCGTCACTCGGCGTGGGGCTGCATCTCATCCGCAAGCGGGGAGCAGGCAGGAGCGCCGCGGTGGAGAGGAGGAACCTGCTCACGGTGTGCAG GTTTTCAGTGAAGACTCTGCTGGACCGCTCCTGTTTCGAGACAATAGACGACACATCTCCAGAGTTCGTTAACTTTGTTTCCATCCTGGAGCACATCCTCAGTTATCGACTCAAAGGTAAAAAAC gTCAGACAACTTGGTTTGGCTATGAGAGTCCTCGGAGTTTCTGGGATTACATAAAAGCCGCCTGCTGTAAAGTCCCTCATAATTGCATCCGAAGCATCGAGAGTATGGAGAATGTGCGATCATCGAGAGCTAAA ggccGGGCGTGGATCAGAGTGGTCCTGATGGAGAAAAGATTGTCAGAATACGTCTCATCTGCTCTGAGGGACTTCAAAACCACCAG GAGGTCTTACGAGGACGGAGCCATCATGCTGGGAGAGGAGGCGGGGCTGTTGGCAGACACGCTCATCGGTCTCAACACCATTGACTTGAG CTTCTGTTTGAAAGGAGAGGGTCTGGACGGCAGCTGCCCCGCCGTGATCGACTACACGCCTTACCTGAAGTTCACTCAGAA TGCAGACAGCATCAGCAGCGacgaggaggagatgaggactCTGGGGAGCAGCGGCAGTGAGAGCAGCACCCCCGACAAAACGGCCACGGCCGCCTCCATCTTCACCGAGCAGAGCAACTTGGTCAGCAAGTGCAAACGCTTTGAGCAGAAGTACCGAACGTCGCTCGAGCAGAAG ggttaCCTGGAAGAGCTGGTCCGTCTACGCGAAGCCCAGCTGTCAAAGGCCGTGTCTCATAACAAAGCTCTTCAGCAGAGCCTAGCAGACACTCACCTCTCCCACACACTGGAGAAAGAACAGCTTAAGTACATCGTACATGAACTACAGAACCAACT GACGGTGCTCAAGAACAATGATTTGCGGTCCAGACAAGAGTTGACAGCCcatctgaccaatcagtggccATCTCCCGTCGCCTTGGATGCCAACGCCGTTGCCTTGGACACGCTGCTGTACAGGCAGAGCACGGGACAGTGGGAGGA GAAGAGTTTCCAGAGTCTGGAGCAGCTGTCTGCAGACATGAGTCTCTCCCAGATGTCTCTTGAACCGTCACACACACCGAGTCTGGAGGCCAGGCCGACCGGCACACACTGGTCCCACCAAG GTAAAGAGGAAACTCCGTCTCTAAGAGGTCTGTGCGGCTCCCTGACCTCAGTCGCAAGTTACAGGTCTCTGGCCAGCCTGAAGTCCAGCGAGTGTTTGGCCAGTCCTGCGACAGAGATCAGCAGCCCAGGCTTCACTCCTTCATAA
- the rundc3b gene encoding RUN domain-containing protein 3B isoform X4 — MSTYQLADLGFSVKTLLDRSCFETIDDTSPEFVNFVSILEHILSYRLKGQTTWFGYESPRSFWDYIKAACCKVPHNCIRSIESMENVRSSRAKGRAWIRVVLMEKRLSEYVSSALRDFKTTRRSYEDGAIMLGEEAGLLADTLIGLNTIDLSFCLKGEGLDGSCPAVIDYTPYLKFTQNADSISSDEEEMRTLGSSGSESSTPDKTATAASIFTEQSNLVSKCKRFEQKYRTSLEQKGYLEELVRLREAQLSKAVSHNKALQQSLADTHLSHTLEKEQLKYIVHELQNQLTVLKNNDLRSRQELTAHLTNQWPSPVALDANAVALDTLLYRQSTGQWEEKSFQSLEQLSADMSLSQMSLEPSHTPSLEARPTGTHWSHQGKEETPSLRGLCGSLTSVASYRSLASLKSSECLASPATEISSPGFTPS; from the exons ATGTCAACATATCAGCTGGCTGACCTCGG GTTTTCAGTGAAGACTCTGCTGGACCGCTCCTGTTTCGAGACAATAGACGACACATCTCCAGAGTTCGTTAACTTTGTTTCCATCCTGGAGCACATCCTCAGTTATCGACTCAAAG gTCAGACAACTTGGTTTGGCTATGAGAGTCCTCGGAGTTTCTGGGATTACATAAAAGCCGCCTGCTGTAAAGTCCCTCATAATTGCATCCGAAGCATCGAGAGTATGGAGAATGTGCGATCATCGAGAGCTAAA ggccGGGCGTGGATCAGAGTGGTCCTGATGGAGAAAAGATTGTCAGAATACGTCTCATCTGCTCTGAGGGACTTCAAAACCACCAG GAGGTCTTACGAGGACGGAGCCATCATGCTGGGAGAGGAGGCGGGGCTGTTGGCAGACACGCTCATCGGTCTCAACACCATTGACTTGAG CTTCTGTTTGAAAGGAGAGGGTCTGGACGGCAGCTGCCCCGCCGTGATCGACTACACGCCTTACCTGAAGTTCACTCAGAA TGCAGACAGCATCAGCAGCGacgaggaggagatgaggactCTGGGGAGCAGCGGCAGTGAGAGCAGCACCCCCGACAAAACGGCCACGGCCGCCTCCATCTTCACCGAGCAGAGCAACTTGGTCAGCAAGTGCAAACGCTTTGAGCAGAAGTACCGAACGTCGCTCGAGCAGAAG ggttaCCTGGAAGAGCTGGTCCGTCTACGCGAAGCCCAGCTGTCAAAGGCCGTGTCTCATAACAAAGCTCTTCAGCAGAGCCTAGCAGACACTCACCTCTCCCACACACTGGAGAAAGAACAGCTTAAGTACATCGTACATGAACTACAGAACCAACT GACGGTGCTCAAGAACAATGATTTGCGGTCCAGACAAGAGTTGACAGCCcatctgaccaatcagtggccATCTCCCGTCGCCTTGGATGCCAACGCCGTTGCCTTGGACACGCTGCTGTACAGGCAGAGCACGGGACAGTGGGAGGA GAAGAGTTTCCAGAGTCTGGAGCAGCTGTCTGCAGACATGAGTCTCTCCCAGATGTCTCTTGAACCGTCACACACACCGAGTCTGGAGGCCAGGCCGACCGGCACACACTGGTCCCACCAAG GTAAAGAGGAAACTCCGTCTCTAAGAGGTCTGTGCGGCTCCCTGACCTCAGTCGCAAGTTACAGGTCTCTGGCCAGCCTGAAGTCCAGCGAGTGTTTGGCCAGTCCTGCGACAGAGATCAGCAGCCCAGGCTTCACTCCTTCATAA
- the rundc3b gene encoding RUN domain-containing protein 3B isoform X3, translating into MSTYQLADLGFSVKTLLDRSCFETIDDTSPEFVNFVSILEHILSYRLKGKKRQTTWFGYESPRSFWDYIKAACCKVPHNCIRSIESMENVRSSRAKGRAWIRVVLMEKRLSEYVSSALRDFKTTRRSYEDGAIMLGEEAGLLADTLIGLNTIDLSFCLKGEGLDGSCPAVIDYTPYLKFTQNADSISSDEEEMRTLGSSGSESSTPDKTATAASIFTEQSNLVSKCKRFEQKYRTSLEQKGYLEELVRLREAQLSKAVSHNKALQQSLADTHLSHTLEKEQLKYIVHELQNQLTVLKNNDLRSRQELTAHLTNQWPSPVALDANAVALDTLLYRQSTGQWEEKSFQSLEQLSADMSLSQMSLEPSHTPSLEARPTGTHWSHQGKEETPSLRGLCGSLTSVASYRSLASLKSSECLASPATEISSPGFTPS; encoded by the exons ATGTCAACATATCAGCTGGCTGACCTCGG GTTTTCAGTGAAGACTCTGCTGGACCGCTCCTGTTTCGAGACAATAGACGACACATCTCCAGAGTTCGTTAACTTTGTTTCCATCCTGGAGCACATCCTCAGTTATCGACTCAAAGGTAAAAAAC gTCAGACAACTTGGTTTGGCTATGAGAGTCCTCGGAGTTTCTGGGATTACATAAAAGCCGCCTGCTGTAAAGTCCCTCATAATTGCATCCGAAGCATCGAGAGTATGGAGAATGTGCGATCATCGAGAGCTAAA ggccGGGCGTGGATCAGAGTGGTCCTGATGGAGAAAAGATTGTCAGAATACGTCTCATCTGCTCTGAGGGACTTCAAAACCACCAG GAGGTCTTACGAGGACGGAGCCATCATGCTGGGAGAGGAGGCGGGGCTGTTGGCAGACACGCTCATCGGTCTCAACACCATTGACTTGAG CTTCTGTTTGAAAGGAGAGGGTCTGGACGGCAGCTGCCCCGCCGTGATCGACTACACGCCTTACCTGAAGTTCACTCAGAA TGCAGACAGCATCAGCAGCGacgaggaggagatgaggactCTGGGGAGCAGCGGCAGTGAGAGCAGCACCCCCGACAAAACGGCCACGGCCGCCTCCATCTTCACCGAGCAGAGCAACTTGGTCAGCAAGTGCAAACGCTTTGAGCAGAAGTACCGAACGTCGCTCGAGCAGAAG ggttaCCTGGAAGAGCTGGTCCGTCTACGCGAAGCCCAGCTGTCAAAGGCCGTGTCTCATAACAAAGCTCTTCAGCAGAGCCTAGCAGACACTCACCTCTCCCACACACTGGAGAAAGAACAGCTTAAGTACATCGTACATGAACTACAGAACCAACT GACGGTGCTCAAGAACAATGATTTGCGGTCCAGACAAGAGTTGACAGCCcatctgaccaatcagtggccATCTCCCGTCGCCTTGGATGCCAACGCCGTTGCCTTGGACACGCTGCTGTACAGGCAGAGCACGGGACAGTGGGAGGA GAAGAGTTTCCAGAGTCTGGAGCAGCTGTCTGCAGACATGAGTCTCTCCCAGATGTCTCTTGAACCGTCACACACACCGAGTCTGGAGGCCAGGCCGACCGGCACACACTGGTCCCACCAAG GTAAAGAGGAAACTCCGTCTCTAAGAGGTCTGTGCGGCTCCCTGACCTCAGTCGCAAGTTACAGGTCTCTGGCCAGCCTGAAGTCCAGCGAGTGTTTGGCCAGTCCTGCGACAGAGATCAGCAGCCCAGGCTTCACTCCTTCATAA